In Arsenicicoccus sp. oral taxon 190, the following are encoded in one genomic region:
- a CDS encoding universal stress protein has translation MTICLAYAPTEPGRAALRHCAAEARATASEVVVVNATREWRDSIPVELTHEEAAHLTEVMTDAGVPWRWAQQTDGVTGADAIIGVAEDEDVSLVVIGITDRSHVEKRIVSDTTKQVLLDAPCAVLAVRADHAAPDLRQSHPAR, from the coding sequence ATGACGATCTGCCTGGCCTACGCGCCGACCGAGCCCGGTCGGGCTGCCTTGCGACACTGCGCAGCCGAGGCCAGGGCGACCGCCAGCGAGGTGGTCGTGGTCAACGCGACCCGGGAGTGGCGAGACAGCATCCCGGTCGAGCTCACGCACGAGGAGGCCGCGCACCTGACCGAGGTCATGACGGACGCCGGGGTCCCCTGGCGGTGGGCGCAGCAGACCGACGGCGTCACCGGGGCCGATGCCATCATCGGGGTCGCCGAGGACGAGGACGTCTCGCTCGTCGTCATCGGCATCACGGACCGCAGCCACGTGGAGAAGCGCATCGTCAGCGACACCACCAAGCAGGTCCTGCTCGACGCTCCCTGCGCCGTCCTCGCCGTGCGCGCCGACCACGCCGCCCCTGACCTGCGCCAGAGCCACCCGGCCCGCTGA
- a CDS encoding alpha/beta hydrolase family protein encodes MTRARVALLHAPAKVRGIALLLHGGPVSSTKPDLRLSPAYLRMLAFGPTLVARSHGHLVVAALRYRMQGWNEPDAPAVQDAEDALDRIQARYPDRPIAVIGHSMGGRVALRVAGHSAVRVVVGVSAWLPETDPRPPVDGRSVLLLHGTHDLITPWKRSRQLAEDLRADGVDATFVPLPRRGHNLLLTTDPHRAVADFVVDRMG; translated from the coding sequence ATGACCCGCGCCCGCGTGGCGCTGCTGCACGCACCGGCGAAGGTGCGCGGCATCGCCCTGCTGCTGCACGGCGGCCCCGTCAGCAGCACCAAGCCCGATCTGCGGCTCAGCCCTGCCTACCTGCGGATGCTGGCCTTCGGCCCCACCCTGGTCGCGCGCTCGCACGGCCACCTGGTGGTCGCGGCGCTGCGCTACCGGATGCAGGGGTGGAACGAACCCGACGCGCCGGCCGTGCAGGACGCCGAGGACGCGCTGGACCGGATCCAGGCTCGCTACCCCGACCGGCCGATCGCGGTGATCGGGCACTCCATGGGTGGCCGGGTCGCCCTGCGGGTCGCCGGGCACAGCGCCGTGCGCGTCGTCGTGGGGGTGAGCGCCTGGCTCCCCGAGACCGATCCGCGTCCCCCGGTGGACGGCAGGTCGGTGCTGCTGCTGCACGGCACCCACGACCTCATCACCCCGTGGAAGCGCAGCCGGCAGCTCGCCGAGGACCTGCGGGCCGACGGCGTCGACGCGACCTTCGTGCCGCTGCCGCGCCGTGGCCACAACCTGCTGCTCACCACCGACCCGCACCGGGCCGTGGCGGACTTCGTCGTCGACCGGATGGGGTAG
- the dcd gene encoding dCTP deaminase yields MLLSDRDIRAQIDAGRVVLDPFDPAMVQPSSVDVRLDRYFRLFDNHKYPVIDPSQDQPELTRLVEVEQSEGFVLHPGEFVLGSTLEAVTLPEDLAARVEGKSSLGRLGLLTHATAGFVDPGFSGHVTLELSNVATLPIVLWPGMKVGQLCFMRLTSASEHPYGSDVYGSHYQGQRGPTASRSFHNFHRTDLG; encoded by the coding sequence GTGCTCCTCTCCGACCGCGACATCCGCGCCCAGATCGACGCCGGACGTGTCGTCCTCGACCCCTTCGACCCCGCCATGGTGCAGCCGTCCAGCGTGGACGTGCGCCTGGACCGCTACTTCCGGTTGTTCGACAACCACAAGTACCCCGTCATCGACCCGTCGCAGGACCAGCCCGAGCTGACCCGACTGGTGGAGGTGGAGCAGTCCGAGGGTTTCGTGCTGCACCCCGGCGAGTTCGTCCTGGGCTCGACGCTCGAGGCCGTCACGCTGCCCGAGGACCTCGCCGCCCGGGTCGAGGGGAAGTCGTCGCTCGGCCGGCTCGGCCTGCTGACGCACGCCACCGCGGGGTTCGTCGACCCCGGGTTCTCGGGCCACGTCACGCTCGAGCTGTCCAACGTCGCGACTCTGCCGATCGTGCTGTGGCCGGGCATGAAGGTCGGCCAGCTGTGCTTCATGCGCCTGACGTCGGCGTCCGAGCACCCCTACGGCAGCGACGTCTACGGCTCGCACTACCAGGGGCAGCGTGGACCCACGGCCAGCCGGTCCTTCCACAACTTCCACCGGACCGACCTGGGATGA
- a CDS encoding putative bifunctional diguanylate cyclase/phosphodiesterase produces MDSRTGIVGAVLVLAPPVVAVLDRDLAGPLMWITALVAAAAAVVAGARSCVMQRIGWGFVSLAMLANGLGNLMFTDPAIGTGQLATVLYAMAALLMIPAFVFFTVTTPRQLPTALLHLTLLIDCIWLLTWHLDPQSWLTGQRTPTTLDAQLVTMGLVCGIVAAIISWLLVIPSRTGRSRWIQTLLGLSVLAAMVGDMLASVFPSGQPWVLCEALWVGQASLIVVAAVAVARRPTPTLGRSLLNPHRDLLVVSVLTLVVGAVIFTTAQAVPLDMRTARALCVALLLLVALHIYEGYHNRRLAGSIEQQARHMQLLVSETRDIILELDGTGRVLFASAALSTMLGLRESDLTGQHVSDVLPDVTPEVLAHLTHAPTARMQPTLRLESALTTATAAVVHVESVITPLPSGYLVAVRDVTERVGLQSRLQQVTYHDVVTGLPNRTSLDRAVRHRLYESASGEISLLLLDIAPAGLADNTLGDDSREELLRTVARTMRATIRSGDALARFSDQRFAVLLRPGTSGAQALTEAQRIVDTINRPDLVPDVTLRTCGGLCVGAHTGLELVRNAELALRQATREGPGTVRSFEPTMLAQFARTRDLRRRLARPPGPERWTVLYQPIINLRAEQVSGVEALLRWTDPEGDFIGIEEIIRLAEEFGSIISIGTWVLEQAVDQALQWYREGYPLTVAVNISVHQLVAPTFAATVRRVLDESGLPPELLILEITETVVLEQTAETVATLEELRTLGIRVAIDDFGTGYSGLANLRSLPLDILKIDRTFVQGLGESGGDEAVVAAVSRLGRELGLTITAEGIETRVQEARARMLGISAAQGYLYARPLPATQILPLAHQLAGGVALDL; encoded by the coding sequence ATGGACTCACGGACAGGCATCGTTGGTGCCGTCCTGGTCCTCGCCCCACCCGTCGTCGCCGTCCTCGACCGCGACCTCGCGGGCCCCCTGATGTGGATCACCGCCCTGGTCGCCGCGGCCGCCGCGGTGGTGGCCGGGGCACGCAGCTGCGTGATGCAGCGCATCGGATGGGGTTTCGTGTCGCTGGCGATGCTCGCCAACGGGCTGGGCAACCTGATGTTCACGGACCCCGCCATCGGCACCGGGCAGCTGGCGACCGTGCTCTACGCCATGGCGGCGCTGCTGATGATCCCGGCGTTCGTGTTCTTCACGGTGACCACGCCCCGGCAGCTGCCGACCGCCCTGCTGCACCTCACCCTGCTGATTGACTGCATCTGGCTGCTCACCTGGCACCTGGACCCCCAGTCGTGGCTGACCGGGCAGCGCACCCCCACCACGTTGGACGCCCAGCTGGTCACGATGGGCCTGGTGTGCGGCATCGTGGCGGCGATCATCTCGTGGCTGCTCGTCATACCGAGCCGCACCGGGCGGTCGCGGTGGATCCAGACCCTGCTCGGGCTGTCCGTGCTGGCCGCGATGGTGGGCGACATGCTGGCCTCGGTCTTCCCGTCCGGTCAGCCCTGGGTGCTGTGCGAGGCGCTGTGGGTGGGTCAGGCGTCGCTGATCGTCGTCGCGGCCGTCGCCGTCGCCCGCCGGCCCACGCCGACGCTGGGGCGCTCGCTGCTCAACCCGCACCGGGACCTGCTCGTGGTCAGCGTCCTCACCCTCGTGGTGGGGGCCGTGATCTTCACGACGGCCCAGGCCGTCCCGCTGGACATGCGCACCGCCCGTGCCCTGTGCGTCGCGCTGCTGCTCCTGGTGGCGCTGCACATCTACGAGGGCTACCACAACCGGCGTCTGGCGGGGTCGATCGAGCAGCAGGCACGCCACATGCAGCTCCTGGTCAGCGAGACCCGCGACATCATCCTCGAGCTCGACGGCACCGGCCGGGTGCTCTTCGCCTCCGCGGCGCTCAGCACCATGCTCGGCCTGCGCGAGAGCGACCTCACGGGCCAGCACGTGAGCGACGTCCTGCCCGACGTGACGCCTGAGGTGCTCGCGCACCTCACCCACGCCCCGACCGCCCGGATGCAGCCCACGCTGCGGCTCGAGTCGGCGCTGACCACCGCGACCGCCGCCGTCGTCCACGTCGAGTCCGTGATCACCCCCCTGCCCAGCGGCTACCTCGTCGCGGTGCGCGACGTCACCGAGCGGGTGGGTCTGCAGTCCCGGCTGCAGCAGGTCACCTACCACGACGTCGTCACCGGCCTGCCCAACCGCACCAGCCTGGACCGCGCGGTCCGCCACCGGCTCTACGAGTCCGCGAGCGGGGAGATCTCGCTGCTGCTGCTCGACATCGCCCCCGCCGGGCTCGCCGACAACACCCTCGGCGACGACTCGCGAGAGGAGCTGCTGCGCACCGTCGCCCGCACGATGCGCGCCACCATCCGCTCCGGCGACGCCCTGGCCCGCTTCAGCGACCAACGTTTCGCGGTGCTGCTGCGGCCGGGCACCTCGGGGGCGCAGGCGCTGACCGAGGCGCAGCGCATCGTCGACACCATCAACCGCCCCGACCTCGTCCCCGACGTGACCCTGCGCACCTGCGGCGGCCTGTGCGTGGGCGCCCACACCGGGCTCGAGCTGGTGCGCAACGCCGAGCTCGCGCTGCGCCAGGCGACCCGGGAGGGTCCGGGCACCGTGCGCAGCTTCGAGCCCACGATGCTGGCGCAGTTCGCCCGCACCCGCGACCTGCGGCGCCGGCTGGCCCGACCCCCGGGCCCGGAGCGGTGGACCGTCCTCTACCAACCGATCATCAACCTGCGCGCCGAGCAGGTCTCGGGCGTCGAGGCGCTGCTGCGCTGGACCGACCCCGAGGGCGACTTCATCGGGATCGAGGAGATCATCCGGCTGGCCGAGGAGTTCGGCTCGATCATCAGCATCGGCACGTGGGTGCTGGAGCAGGCCGTCGACCAGGCTCTCCAGTGGTACCGCGAGGGCTACCCGCTGACCGTCGCCGTCAACATCAGCGTCCACCAGCTCGTCGCCCCGACCTTCGCCGCGACGGTCCGCCGGGTGCTCGACGAGTCCGGGCTGCCGCCCGAGCTGCTCATCCTGGAGATCACCGAGACCGTGGTCCTCGAGCAGACCGCCGAGACCGTCGCGACCCTGGAGGAGCTGCGCACCCTCGGGATCCGGGTCGCCATCGACGACTTCGGCACCGGCTACTCCGGGCTGGCCAACCTGCGGTCGCTGCCGCTGGACATCCTCAAGATCGACCGGACCTTCGTCCAGGGCCTCGGCGAGTCCGGCGGCGACGAGGCCGTGGTCGCCGCGGTGTCCCGGCTCGGACGCGAGCTCGGCCTCACCATCACCGCCGAGGGCATCGAGACCCGGGTGCAGGAGGCGCGGGCCCGCATGCTCGGCATCTCGGCCGCCCAGGGCTACCTCTACGCCCGGCCGCTGCCCGCGACCCAGATCCTGCCGCTGGCCCACCAGCTGGCCGGCGGCGTCGCCCTGGACCTGTAG
- a CDS encoding acyl-CoA dehydrogenase has translation MGHYKSNVRDIEFNLFEVFGRQDVLGHGIYEDVDADTAKEILHEVARLAENELADSLLDSDRNPPVYDPKTFSVTMPESFKASYKAYIDAEWGNLDVPAELGGMVVPPSLRWSVAELVCGANPAVHMFAASYSFANLLYYLGTEEQKKLAKLIVDKGWHCTMVLTEPDAGSDVGAGRTKATDNGDGTWTIDGVKRFITSAESDMVDNVVHFVLARPEGAGAGTKGLSLFIVPKYHVDVETGELGERNGAFVTNVEHKMGLKVSTTCEVSFGQNGTPAVGTLLGDVHDGIAQMFKVIENARMFVGTKAIATLSTGYLNALEYAKERVQGADMTTPAKDAPRVTITHHPDVRRSLMLQKAYAEGLRALVLYAAVQQDKVAQAQEANPAAPIPEDDADARLAMKINDLLLPLVKGVGSERAWVLLGTESLQTLGGSGFLQDYPVEQYVRDAKIDTLYEGTTAIQGQDFFFRKIIRDKGTALAALAEQIETFCESGPEALAEERAQLGKALESVQGILGFMAGELMDSDPRQDGDLRNVYKVGLNTTRLLLAAGDLVVGWLLLRQAEVAQAALAAGASGKDKDFYLGKVAAASFFARNVLPRLRSEMVMAQMTGLDLMDVPEGAF, from the coding sequence GTGGGCCACTACAAGAGCAACGTGCGAGACATCGAGTTCAACCTCTTCGAGGTCTTCGGCCGCCAGGACGTCCTGGGGCACGGCATCTACGAGGACGTGGACGCCGACACCGCCAAGGAGATCCTCCACGAGGTCGCCCGGCTGGCTGAGAACGAGCTGGCCGACAGCCTGCTGGACTCCGACCGCAACCCCCCGGTCTACGACCCCAAGACCTTCTCGGTGACCATGCCCGAGTCCTTCAAGGCCTCCTACAAGGCCTACATCGACGCCGAGTGGGGCAACCTCGACGTCCCCGCCGAGCTCGGCGGCATGGTGGTCCCGCCGTCGCTGCGGTGGTCGGTGGCCGAGCTCGTCTGCGGCGCCAACCCCGCGGTCCACATGTTCGCCGCCAGCTACTCCTTCGCCAACCTGCTCTACTACCTGGGCACCGAGGAGCAGAAGAAGCTCGCCAAGCTCATCGTCGACAAGGGCTGGCACTGCACGATGGTGCTCACCGAGCCCGACGCCGGGTCCGACGTCGGCGCCGGCCGCACCAAGGCCACCGACAACGGCGACGGCACCTGGACCATCGACGGGGTCAAGCGCTTCATCACCTCCGCCGAGTCCGACATGGTCGACAACGTCGTCCACTTCGTCCTCGCCCGCCCCGAGGGCGCGGGCGCCGGCACCAAGGGCCTGTCGCTCTTCATCGTCCCGAAGTACCACGTCGACGTCGAGACCGGTGAGCTCGGCGAGCGCAACGGCGCCTTCGTCACCAACGTCGAGCACAAGATGGGCCTCAAGGTGTCCACCACCTGCGAGGTCAGCTTCGGTCAGAACGGCACGCCCGCCGTCGGCACCCTGCTCGGCGACGTCCACGACGGCATCGCCCAGATGTTCAAGGTCATCGAGAACGCCCGGATGTTCGTGGGCACCAAGGCGATCGCCACGCTCTCCACCGGCTACCTCAACGCGCTGGAGTACGCCAAGGAGCGGGTGCAGGGGGCGGACATGACCACCCCCGCCAAGGACGCCCCCCGCGTCACCATCACCCACCACCCGGACGTCCGCCGGTCGCTGATGCTGCAGAAGGCCTACGCCGAGGGCCTGCGTGCCCTCGTCCTCTACGCGGCGGTGCAGCAGGACAAGGTCGCCCAGGCGCAGGAGGCCAACCCGGCCGCGCCCATCCCCGAGGACGACGCCGACGCGCGGCTGGCCATGAAGATCAACGACCTGCTGCTGCCCCTGGTCAAGGGCGTCGGGTCCGAGCGCGCCTGGGTGCTCCTCGGCACCGAGTCGCTGCAGACGCTCGGCGGCTCGGGCTTCCTGCAGGACTACCCCGTCGAGCAGTACGTCCGCGACGCCAAGATCGACACGCTCTACGAGGGCACCACGGCGATCCAGGGCCAGGACTTCTTCTTTCGCAAGATCATCCGGGACAAGGGCACCGCGCTGGCAGCCCTGGCCGAGCAGATCGAGACCTTCTGCGAGAGCGGCCCGGAGGCCCTGGCCGAGGAGCGGGCCCAGCTCGGCAAGGCGCTCGAGTCGGTCCAGGGGATCCTCGGTTTCATGGCCGGCGAGCTCATGGACTCCGACCCGCGCCAGGACGGCGACCTGCGCAACGTCTACAAGGTCGGCCTCAACACCACCCGGCTGCTGCTGGCCGCCGGTGACCTCGTCGTCGGGTGGCTGCTGCTGCGCCAGGCCGAGGTCGCCCAGGCCGCGCTGGCGGCGGGCGCGAGCGGCAAGGACAAGGACTTCTACCTAGGCAAGGTGGCGGCGGCGTCCTTCTTCGCCCGCAACGTGCTGCCGCGGCTGCGGTCCGAGATGGTCATGGCCCAGATGACCGGGCTCGACCTCATGGACGTCCCGGAGGGCGCCTTCTGA
- a CDS encoding ArsR/SmtB family transcription factor → MDDALSRYDRDDIQCDDFVRAAAMFALMGSPVRVQLLWRLAEREYDVTSLAEALGVSVATASHHLGRLRLSGLVSHRADGRRQVYSLDDPHLVHLVSDGVDHFADLRRRDRRA, encoded by the coding sequence ATGGACGATGCCCTGAGCCGCTACGACCGCGACGACATCCAGTGCGACGACTTCGTGCGGGCCGCGGCGATGTTCGCGCTCATGGGCTCCCCGGTGCGGGTGCAGCTGCTGTGGCGGCTCGCCGAGCGGGAGTATGACGTCACCTCCCTCGCCGAGGCGCTCGGCGTCAGCGTCGCGACGGCGAGCCACCACCTCGGGCGGCTGCGCCTGTCCGGGCTGGTCTCGCACCGGGCCGACGGCCGCCGGCAGGTCTACTCGCTCGACGACCCGCACCTCGTCCACCTGGTCAGCGACGGCGTCGACCACTTCGCCGACCTGCGGCGCCGCGACCGCCGCGCCTGA
- a CDS encoding VIT1/CCC1 transporter family protein gives MTTASTRPDPDRGGLGARLNWLRAGVLGANDGIVSGSGLLIGVAAANPGASATIIGAGVAGLLAGAAAMAMGEYVSVSSQRDSERAVVALESRELAADPEAELAELVTAYQRQGLTEDTARRVAHEMTQHDALAAHLQTEFGMHPDELTNPWHAALASALAFTVGSLLPLLTMILVPSGARIWCTIVAAVVGLLATGWTSAAISGSPKGAPIARNVIGGCAAMALTWTIGHLFGVAAA, from the coding sequence ATGACAACCGCCTCCACCCGACCCGACCCCGACCGGGGCGGACTCGGTGCTCGCCTCAACTGGTTGCGTGCCGGCGTGCTCGGCGCCAACGACGGCATCGTCTCCGGCTCGGGCCTGCTCATCGGCGTGGCCGCCGCCAACCCCGGCGCCTCCGCCACGATCATCGGCGCCGGCGTGGCCGGGCTGCTGGCCGGGGCCGCCGCCATGGCCATGGGCGAGTACGTCTCCGTCTCCAGCCAGCGGGACTCCGAGCGAGCCGTCGTCGCCCTCGAGTCCCGCGAGCTGGCCGCCGACCCCGAGGCCGAGCTGGCCGAGCTGGTCACGGCATACCAGCGGCAGGGGCTCACCGAGGACACCGCGCGTCGCGTCGCCCACGAGATGACGCAGCACGACGCGCTGGCCGCGCACCTGCAGACGGAGTTCGGGATGCACCCGGACGAGCTCACCAACCCCTGGCACGCGGCCCTGGCCTCCGCCCTGGCGTTCACCGTCGGGTCGCTGCTGCCGCTGCTCACGATGATCCTCGTGCCCTCCGGCGCCCGCATCTGGTGCACCATCGTGGCGGCGGTCGTGGGGCTGCTGGCCACGGGCTGGACCAGCGCCGCGATCTCGGGCTCGCCCAAGGGCGCCCCCATCGCCCGCAACGTGATCGGCGGTTGCGCGGCCATGGCCCTGACCTGGACCATCGGCCATCTCTTCGGCGTGGCCGCCGCCTGA
- a CDS encoding DUF2231 domain-containing protein, which produces MFDLFDGLPVHALVVHAVVVLAPLTALLAVLYAVAPARRLGLRWPLALLAVATGVTGFVAGESGEKLEHRLGGGNPTLHEHTEAGDLLKVACVIFMVLVLLAVFLLLPAGRRVEARNPLAMITAVVLVLASVAVCYQTVVTGHTGARAVWGDQITP; this is translated from the coding sequence ATGTTCGACCTCTTCGACGGCCTGCCCGTCCACGCCCTCGTCGTGCACGCCGTGGTCGTGCTCGCCCCCCTCACGGCCCTGCTCGCCGTCCTCTACGCGGTCGCGCCCGCCCGACGCCTCGGTCTGCGGTGGCCGCTCGCGCTGCTGGCGGTCGCCACCGGCGTGACCGGCTTCGTGGCGGGCGAGTCCGGGGAGAAGCTCGAGCACCGCCTCGGCGGCGGCAACCCCACCCTCCACGAGCACACCGAGGCGGGGGACCTGCTCAAGGTCGCCTGCGTGATCTTCATGGTGCTGGTCCTGCTGGCGGTCTTCCTGCTGCTGCCCGCCGGTCGCCGGGTGGAGGCCAGGAACCCCCTCGCCATGATCACTGCGGTGGTGCTGGTGCTGGCGTCCGTGGCGGTCTGCTACCAGACCGTGGTGACCGGCCACACCGGCGCCCGCGCGGTGTGGGGCGACCAGATCACGCCCTGA
- a CDS encoding sulfate adenylyltransferase subunit 1 has protein sequence MGTSTYDAAGVTGVTDISGVTDEIAATRRQLRLVVAGSVDDGKSTLVGRLLHDTKSILADTYDAIEAASRRRGSEQVDLALLTDGLRSEREQGITIDVAYRYFTTPRRSFVLADTPGHTQYTRNTVTGASTADAALVLVDVRNGVLPQTRRHLAVMALLGVPHVVVALNKMDAIDWDQRRFEEVGREVAGIATRLGLGDVRIVPISALTGEGVVSAEPVGSPDVPRWYAGPPLLTLLEDLDDAAAEVDRPLRLPVQLVIRPRTAEHPDYRGLAGRIASGRVAVGDEITVTPGGLTSVVTAIDTPAGPAQVAGAGESVTVRLRDELDVGRGSVLSSTEAGPVAVQEISGTVCWLDERPATPGQRVLVKAGTRTTRGILTTVGDHWDVDTLEWVAPGAPVQLNDIARVELRLAEPVAVDDYRDDRATGAFLVIDPASGATLAAGLVGAALP, from the coding sequence ATGGGCACGAGCACGTATGACGCGGCCGGCGTCACCGGGGTCACCGACATCTCCGGGGTGACCGACGAGATCGCCGCGACCCGCCGCCAGCTGCGGCTGGTCGTCGCGGGGTCGGTCGACGACGGCAAGTCCACCCTCGTCGGGCGCCTGCTGCACGACACCAAGTCGATCCTGGCCGACACCTACGACGCGATCGAGGCGGCCAGCCGGCGCCGCGGGTCCGAGCAGGTGGACCTGGCGCTGCTGACCGACGGGCTGCGCTCCGAGCGCGAGCAGGGCATCACCATCGACGTCGCCTACCGCTACTTCACGACGCCGCGGCGCAGCTTCGTGCTGGCCGACACCCCCGGCCACACGCAGTACACCCGCAACACGGTCACCGGCGCCTCCACCGCCGACGCCGCGCTGGTGCTCGTCGACGTCCGCAACGGTGTGCTCCCGCAGACCCGCCGCCACCTCGCGGTCATGGCGCTGCTGGGGGTGCCGCACGTCGTGGTCGCGCTCAACAAGATGGATGCGATCGACTGGGACCAGCGTCGTTTCGAGGAGGTCGGGCGCGAGGTGGCGGGCATCGCCACGCGTCTCGGCCTCGGGGACGTGCGGATCGTGCCGATCTCGGCGCTCACGGGGGAGGGGGTCGTCAGCGCCGAGCCGGTCGGCTCGCCGGACGTGCCGCGGTGGTATGCCGGGCCGCCGCTGCTCACCCTCCTGGAGGACCTCGACGACGCGGCGGCCGAGGTCGACCGCCCGCTGCGGCTGCCCGTGCAGCTGGTGATCCGGCCGCGGACCGCCGAGCACCCCGACTACCGGGGGCTGGCCGGGCGGATCGCGTCCGGTCGGGTCGCCGTCGGGGACGAGATCACCGTGACGCCAGGCGGCCTCACGAGCGTCGTGACCGCCATCGACACCCCCGCCGGGCCGGCCCAGGTGGCCGGGGCGGGGGAGTCGGTGACGGTGCGGCTGCGCGACGAGCTCGACGTGGGACGCGGCTCCGTGCTGTCGTCGACCGAGGCGGGCCCCGTTGCGGTGCAGGAGATCTCGGGGACCGTGTGCTGGCTGGACGAGCGCCCGGCCACGCCCGGCCAGCGGGTGCTGGTCAAGGCCGGCACCCGCACGACCCGCGGGATCCTCACCACCGTCGGGGACCACTGGGACGTGGACACCCTGGAGTGGGTGGCGCCCGGGGCTCCCGTGCAGCTCAACGACATCGCGCGCGTCGAGCTGCGGCTGGCCGAGCCGGTGGCGGTCGACGACTACCGCGACGACCGGGCCACTGGGGCGTTCCTGGTGATCGACCCCGCGTCCGGGGCGACGCTGGCCGCAGGGCTCGTCGGAGCCGCCCTGCCGTAG
- the cysD gene encoding sulfate adenylyltransferase subunit CysD, whose protein sequence is MTTTLTTAPRALTTLDSLEAEGIQIIREVVAEFDRPALLFSGGKDSAVLLHLALKALAPAPLPITLLHVDTGHNFPEVIDFRDRVVAAHGLQLVVAHVEEWLADGRLTERPDGTRNPLQTIPLLDSIAEHRFDAVLGGARRDEDRARAKERVFSIRDAFGGWDPRTQRPELWQVYNGRHAPGEHTRVFPLSNWTELDVWHYIEREGVELPSIYYAHERDVHARDGMWMTSGPWGGPRDGETVERRSVRYRTVGDGSCTGAVESTAATIADVIAEVSISRLTERGATRADDRLSEAAMEDRKREGYF, encoded by the coding sequence ATGACGACCACGCTGACCACGGCGCCCCGGGCGTTGACGACCCTGGACTCCCTCGAGGCCGAGGGGATCCAGATCATCCGCGAGGTGGTGGCCGAGTTCGACCGCCCCGCACTGCTCTTCAGCGGGGGGAAGGACTCGGCGGTCCTGCTGCACCTGGCCCTCAAGGCGCTCGCGCCGGCGCCGCTGCCGATCACGCTGCTCCACGTCGACACGGGCCACAACTTCCCCGAGGTCATCGACTTCCGCGACCGCGTCGTCGCCGCGCACGGCCTGCAGCTGGTCGTCGCGCACGTCGAGGAGTGGCTCGCCGACGGCCGGCTGACCGAGCGCCCGGACGGCACCCGCAACCCGCTGCAGACCATCCCGCTGCTGGACTCCATCGCCGAGCACCGCTTCGACGCCGTCCTCGGCGGGGCGAGGCGCGACGAGGACCGGGCCCGCGCCAAGGAGCGGGTCTTCTCGATCCGCGACGCCTTCGGCGGCTGGGACCCGCGCACGCAGCGCCCCGAGCTGTGGCAGGTCTACAACGGTCGCCACGCGCCGGGCGAGCACACCCGCGTCTTCCCGCTGTCCAACTGGACCGAGCTGGACGTGTGGCACTACATCGAGCGCGAGGGGGTCGAGCTCCCGTCGATCTACTACGCGCACGAGCGGGACGTCCACGCGCGCGACGGGATGTGGATGACCAGCGGCCCCTGGGGCGGGCCGCGCGACGGCGAGACCGTCGAGCGGCGCAGCGTGCGCTACCGCACGGTCGGCGACGGATCCTGCACGGGCGCGGTCGAGTCCACCGCCGCGACCATCGCCGACGTGATCGCCGAGGTGTCGATCAGCCGGCTCACCGAGCGCGGCGCCACCCGCGCGGACGACCGCCTCTCCGAGGCCGCCATGGAGGACCGCAAGCGAGAGGGCTACTTCTGA
- the cysC gene encoding adenylyl-sulfate kinase, translating to MSGATVWLTGLSGAGKSTIAEALADDLRAEGRRVEVLDGDEIRTNLSAGLGFSRADRDTHVQRVAYVARLLARNGVLALVPVIAPYAATRATVRADHEAAGVPYLEAHVATPVDECARRDVKGLYAAAARGEVATLTGVSDPYEPPAAPDIRLDTTDQELAESVSALRTLLTDKGIR from the coding sequence GTGAGCGGCGCGACGGTCTGGCTGACCGGTCTGTCCGGCGCCGGCAAGTCCACCATCGCCGAGGCGCTCGCCGACGACCTGCGCGCCGAGGGCCGCCGGGTCGAGGTGCTCGACGGCGACGAGATCCGCACGAACCTCTCGGCCGGACTGGGGTTCTCGCGCGCGGACCGGGACACGCACGTGCAGCGCGTCGCCTACGTCGCGCGGCTCCTCGCCCGCAACGGCGTCCTCGCCCTCGTGCCGGTCATCGCGCCGTATGCCGCCACCCGCGCCACCGTCCGCGCCGACCACGAGGCGGCGGGCGTGCCCTATCTCGAGGCGCACGTCGCGACCCCCGTCGACGAGTGCGCCCGGCGTGACGTCAAGGGCCTCTACGCCGCGGCCGCCCGCGGGGAGGTCGCCACCCTCACGGGTGTCAGTGACCCCTACGAGCCGCCGGCGGCTCCCGACATACGGCTGGACACGACCGACCAGGAGCTGGCGGAGAGTGTCTCCGCCCTCCGAACCCTGCTCACCGACAAGGGGATCCGATGA